Sequence from the Microbacterium sp. AZCO genome:
GAAGAACGACAGCGACTGGTCCACCGGGCCGTCGTTGGCGAACATAGCCCGCCACACGATCGCCACCGACACGCTTCCGCCGATCAGCGACGGCGCGTAGAACGAGGAGCGGAAGAACCCCGACCCGCGATCCCGGTAGTTCAGGAGCATCGCCACCGCCAGCGCCGCGGCCAGCGTGATCGGCGTGCCGACCAGCACGTAGATCAGCGTGATCTGCGCGGCCTGCATGAAGCTCGGGTCGTTCGTGAACAGGCGGACGTAATTGTCCAGACCGATCCACTTCGGCGGGGTGAAGATGTTGTACTTCGTGAACGACAGATACAGCGACCAGCCCATCGGGATGATCGTCAACCCGAAGAACCCGATCAGCCACGGCGTCAGGAACCCATACCCCGCCAGGCTCTCCCGCCGCTGCCGGGCACGGATACCAGGCCGCGTGCCCAGCTCCGGACTCCCCTTGCGGAACAGGCTGCGACCCGAAGGCGCCTTCCTGTCCGTCACGATGACTCTCGTCGCAGTCGTGCTCACGTCGATCTCCCGAATGGTGTGGAGGGGTGGTGTCCGGGGGCCCGAGCGATCGCGCCCGGGCCCCTGGAAGCCTGCTACTGGTTGAGGACGACGTCCATCTCGCTGAAGAACTGGTCTACAGCGTCATCGACCGAGGTCGTTCCGAATCCGAGTTCCGTGCCGAGCTGGCGGAACTTCTCCTCGAGCGTGCCGTAGCCGACGATCGGCACGGGCGGGGCGTCGCCGAGGCGGTCCTTGATGGATGCCTCGTAGTCGGCGATCTGCTGGCTCAGCGGGTCGAGCTCGGCCGCGGCGAGCGCCGTCTCCGAGGCCGGCAGGCCGCGGTTCGTGCCGAAGATCTTGCCGGACTCGGGCGAGTTGACGAGGAAGTTCACGAGCGTCGCCGCGGCCTCCGGGTGCTTCGTCTTCGCGGAGATCGAGTGCAGCATCGACGGCTTCAGGTAGAGGTCCTTCGCGCCCTCCTTCGTGACCGGCGGGGCGACGAGGCCGAGTTCGGTGTAGTCCGCGCCGAGGTTGCCCAGGTAGCCCGACCCGAAGTTGTCCCAGGTCAGCTCGCTCGTCGTCTTCGCTGCGTCGAAGCCGCTCTTGGGCGCGAGCTCCTCGAGGGTCTGCTGCGGGACGACCACGCCGTCCTCACGGTTCGCGGCGCCCGACTCCCAGAACTTCTTGAGGCGCGCCTTGTCGAAGCCGGGCTCGCCGTCCTCGGTGAAGAGGTCCTTGCCCTCCGCGCGCAGCTGCAGCTCGAAGTTCTGGATGCGGCCGGTGTAGTCGGTGCCGCCGTAGAAGGCGCCGCCCGCGGCATCCGTCACTTCCTTCATCCAGTCGCTGTAGTCGTCCCACGAGCCGCCAGCGAAGTCGTCGACGCCGGCCTGCTCGAGCAGCTTGGGGTTGGTGTACATGCCCCACGCGTTGGTCGAGGTCGGGATGCCGGTCGTCACGTCGTCGACGACGCCGATGCTGAGGATGTTCTCGGCGAGGGGCTTCGTGTCGATGATGTTGCCGAGGTACGGGCCGAGGTCGAGCAGCAGGCCGTTCTCCGAGTACTGGCGCAGGTACGAGTAGTCGAACTGCATGACGTCGGGGAGTCCGCCGCCGGCCGCCTCGGTCTGGCGCTTCTCCCAGTACTCCGGGAAGGCCAGGAACGACGAGTTGACGGTGATGTTGGGGTACTGCTTCTCGAACTCCGCGATGACCTGGTTGTACAGGTCGGCGCGGACGTCGTTGCCCCAGAAGGAAAGGTTGAGCGTGACCTTCTCGTCGGGGTTGAACGTCGGCGTCCCGCCGCCGGAGGCCGCTTCCCCGCCTGCGCAGCCGGCCAGCGCCAGGGCTGCGCCGGCCGCGATCGCGACGGCGGCGAATGCCCGCTTCTTGCTGAACATCTTTGTCCTCTCTTGAACGTCCGTGTTCGGTCCACCCGACGCTCATCGTCCGTGTGATGCCTCTTCCCCTGGTGCCGGGAAAGCGCTTGCCCAGAAAGCTATCACGGCGAAAAACGTTTCACAAGGGCGGGTTGCCAAATTGAGACGATTCACACACCGAGCGTGGCTCAGCGATCGCAGATCAGCTCGTCGCCGAACACGGAGAGCGCCGCGACGTGCACGACGCTCCGACGGGCATCCCTGCCGGCTGCATCCGCGATCTCCGATCCATCCCACCACGGGTGCGTGAAGAAGAAGAGCCGCGCCGACGTCGGGCCGTCGACGACGACCGAACCGTGGCGCCCGATCTCGACTCCCGCGCCGTCCCGTTCGGCGAGGATCAGGCCCTGCCGATGCCACTCGACCGCGTCGCTCGAGCGGTGCACGGCGAGGCCGCGCCACTCGTCGGTGATCATCCACCACCAGGCGCCGAGCTCGAAGACGAAGGGACCTTCGTGCGGACGTCCGCCGATCGCGGTGCCCTCCACGTGCCACGATGCGAGATCGGCGGATGCCGCGACCTTCGTGACCGAATCGGCGGCCTCGTCCTTGAACCAGAGCCGCCAGAGTCCGTCAGGACAGCGCGCGACGGCCGCGTCGATGACGCGATCGCTCGACAGCGGGATCGTCCCCGCGCGGCGCCAGCGGACGAGGTCGTCGGAGACGTACTCGACGATGTGCCGCGGGTGGCCGTCCCACCGGTCGGGGACGCCGGCGATCTCGGTGAGGTACATCCGCCAGCGCACCCCATCGTGGATGACATCGGGCGCCCAGTGCGTATCGTCGACGATCCGGGGCGGGGGGCCCGGTTCGAGCGCGAGCCCGGCCTCGGTCGGCTCGAGCGTGCCCGCATACGTCCAGGCGAGGCCGTCGGGCGACGTCGCAACCCCGATCCTGCTGCCGTGCACCCACGCGACCCCCGGGCCCGGATCGGGATGCGTCGCCCGCCTCTGCGTGTAGAACATGACCCACGCGTCGGGGCCGCGCACGACGGCGGGGTCGGTCGCACCGTCGTAGATCGGGTCGCGGTAGAGCCCGTCAGACACGACGCTGATCGATGACGGGGCTCGCGAATCCCGACCGGTGCGTCGGATGAGACCGGAGGTCCTCCGCCGTCACGGCGGCGCCATCGGCCGCGGCGGACGCGTAGATGGCCGCGACGAGACTGAACGAGCGCCCCGGATCGGTCGCCGTGTCGGGCAGGGGCGTTCCGTCGAGCAGCGCGTCGAACACGTCGCGCAGGAGCGGGCCGTGATCGCTGCGCTCCTCATCGGCGGGCAGCGCCCACGCCGGGTCGGACTCCGTGCCGGGCGCCGGCGTGATCGACCAGTTCTCGTGCCCGTGACCGTAGAGGTGCTCGACGGAAACGGTCGCCCGCTGCGTGTCGATACGGATGGCGCTGACCTCACGCGGAGACACCGCGCTCGTGACGACCTGCGCCACGACGCCGCTCGCGAACGTGACGGTGGCGGTCGAGGCATCCTCCGTCTCGGTCTCTCGATCCAGGCGCCAGAGCCGCCCCTGCACGCTCGCCCAGTCGCCGAGCAGGAACGCGAGCAGATCGAGTTGATGGATGCCGTGACCCAGCGTCGTGCCGCCGCCCTCCGTGCTCCACCTGCCGCGCCAGTCGACGGCGTAGTACGCCGCGTCGCGGTACCAGAGGGTCTCGCACGTCGCGAGGAGCGGGCGGCCGAGGGCGCCGTCCTGCAGCAGGCGCCGCACGTGCGCGGCCGCCGTGCCGGTGCGCTGCTGGAAGACGACGGCGAGCCGCCGATCCGCCTTCGCGGCCGCGGCGAGCATCTCGTCGAGCTCGTCGAGCGACGGCGCCGGCGGCTTCTCGACCACGACGTGGGCGCCCGCCGCGAAGGCGGCGAGGGTCTGCTCGCGGTGCACGCCCGGCGGGGTGCAGATCAGCACGACATCGGGATGCTGCGCCTCGAGCAGCTCGTCGAGCGAGTCGTAGACGGACGGGACCGACCAGGTGACGGCGAACTCATCGGCGCGCTCGCGCGTGCGGTCAGTCACGGCGACGAGGTCGGCGCGCGGATGCGCCGCGACAGCCTGAGCGTGCAGACGGGAAACGGCGCCCGTGCCGACGATCGCGACGCGGAGCCGGCCGGCGGAGGAGTCGGGATGGCGGGGTACGGACGGATGCGCGGTCATGCGGAGACCCCCTGGGGAACGGATCGCAGCTCGGCGACGAGGGCCGCGCCGACCCTGTCGGCCAGCGCGGCGACGCCGGGGCCGCCGACGATCAGGGCCGCGGCGAGCACGAGGCTCTCGCCTGACCCGAGCACGGTCTCGTCATGGAAGAACGGCGCGGGACCGGCGCCGGCGTAGTCGGCGCTGCGGACGAACCACGGGCTGCCCCCGGGGTCGAGCACGAGGACGCCCGCCGACTCGTCGGGGGCGACGAGGGCCAGCCACGGCGACTCGGCGCCGCGCGCGGACTCCCCCACCTCGCCCCCCGGTCCGAGGATGGCACCGCCGGTGAACTCGGCGGGCGCACGCCAGAAGATGCCCGCGTAGCCCGCATCCGCGCGGCCCTTCGTCGTCGGGGAGCCGAAGGGGACGGCATCCATCGACACGTTCGTGAGCTCGCTCCGCCACGTGAGGGCCCAGGCGTCATCCTCGACGCGGCGGGCTGTGAGCGTGCGCCGCTCGGTGAGGAGGGTGTCGCCCTGCTCGGTGATCCAGTCGAGGTCCTCGTCGACGCGAGCGAGGCCGGGGGTGTGCCAGGTGACGAAGGCGCGATGGACCTGGCGGCCGTTGTTGGGCAGCTGCACATAGCCCTCGTCGCGGACGTAGGTGGGGCCGCCCCAGAAGTTGTGCGGGCCGACGTTCGGCAGCGCGAGCGAGAGGCCTTTGTGCCAGACGTGATCGTCGGGGCGATATGCCGTGACCTCGCGCCCGCCCGGCGTGCGCAGGAGCGCGTACGGGCGGGGCGACTCGAGCTGCGGCTCGGTCGGCTCGTACACGTACTCGACCAGCACGAGCGCGTCGTCGCCCTCGCCGTCACGGATCAGCAGGCGGCCGCCCTCGTCGTCGAATCGCATGACTGCGATGGTACGGCGCTTTCTGGGAAAGCGCTATCCCAGTTCGCTTCGCGGACCGACCTGAGTCAGGTGCAGGCGGGCGTAGCGGCCGTCCCGGGCGAGCAGCTCGTCATGGCTGCCCTGCTCCACGATCTGCCCGCGCTCGAGGACGACGATCCGGTCGGCCTGACGGATCGTCGAGAGCCGGTGCGCGACCACGAGGGTTGTGCGACCCCGCATGAGCCGGCCGAGCGCCTCCTTGACGAGCTCCTCCGACTCCGGGTCGAGTGCGCTCGTCGCCTCGTCGAGGAGCAGGATGCGCGGGTCGCGCACGAGCGCGCGGGCGATGGCGAGGCGCTGGCGCTGACCGCCCGAGAGGCGGGCACCCCGCTCCCCCACGACGGTGTCCCAGCCCTGCGGCTGGGCATCGACGAACTCCAGGGCGTTCGCGGCGCGGAGCGCGTCGCGGAGGCTCGCGTCCGAGGCGTGCGGCAGGCCGTAGGCGATGTTCTCGCGGATCGTCCCCTCGAAGAGCACCGACTCCTGCGGCACGACCGACACGAAGCGGCGCACCGTGCGGAGGTCGAGCTGCTGCATGTCGGAGCCGTCGAGCAGGATGCGTCCGCCCGACGGCCGCACGAAGCCGAGCACGAGGTTGAGGAGGGTCGATTTGCCCGACCCCGACGAGCCGACGAACGCGACGGTCTCGCCCGCCCGGATATCCAGGTCGACGTCGTGCAGGGCGTCGGTGTCGGCGCCGGGGTACCGCTCCGTGATCCGCTCGAGGGTGAT
This genomic interval carries:
- a CDS encoding Gfo/Idh/MocA family oxidoreductase; amino-acid sequence: MTAHPSVPRHPDSSAGRLRVAIVGTGAVSRLHAQAVAAHPRADLVAVTDRTRERADEFAVTWSVPSVYDSLDELLEAQHPDVVLICTPPGVHREQTLAAFAAGAHVVVEKPPAPSLDELDEMLAAAAKADRRLAVVFQQRTGTAAAHVRRLLQDGALGRPLLATCETLWYRDAAYYAVDWRGRWSTEGGGTTLGHGIHQLDLLAFLLGDWASVQGRLWRLDRETETEDASTATVTFASGVVAQVVTSAVSPREVSAIRIDTQRATVSVEHLYGHGHENWSITPAPGTESDPAWALPADEERSDHGPLLRDVFDALLDGTPLPDTATDPGRSFSLVAAIYASAAADGAAVTAEDLRSHPTHRSGFASPVIDQRRV
- a CDS encoding extracellular solute-binding protein; this encodes MFSKKRAFAAVAIAAGAALALAGCAGGEAASGGGTPTFNPDEKVTLNLSFWGNDVRADLYNQVIAEFEKQYPNITVNSSFLAFPEYWEKRQTEAAGGGLPDVMQFDYSYLRQYSENGLLLDLGPYLGNIIDTKPLAENILSIGVVDDVTTGIPTSTNAWGMYTNPKLLEQAGVDDFAGGSWDDYSDWMKEVTDAAGGAFYGGTDYTGRIQNFELQLRAEGKDLFTEDGEPGFDKARLKKFWESGAANREDGVVVPQQTLEELAPKSGFDAAKTTSELTWDNFGSGYLGNLGADYTELGLVAPPVTKEGAKDLYLKPSMLHSISAKTKHPEAAATLVNFLVNSPESGKIFGTNRGLPASETALAAAELDPLSQQIADYEASIKDRLGDAPPVPIVGYGTLEEKFRQLGTELGFGTTSVDDAVDQFFSEMDVVLNQ
- a CDS encoding PmoA family protein — its product is MRFDDEGGRLLIRDGEGDDALVLVEYVYEPTEPQLESPRPYALLRTPGGREVTAYRPDDHVWHKGLSLALPNVGPHNFWGGPTYVRDEGYVQLPNNGRQVHRAFVTWHTPGLARVDEDLDWITEQGDTLLTERRTLTARRVEDDAWALTWRSELTNVSMDAVPFGSPTTKGRADAGYAGIFWRAPAEFTGGAILGPGGEVGESARGAESPWLALVAPDESAGVLVLDPGGSPWFVRSADYAGAGPAPFFHDETVLGSGESLVLAAALIVGGPGVAALADRVGAALVAELRSVPQGVSA
- a CDS encoding sugar ABC transporter permease, producing the protein MSTTATRVIVTDRKAPSGRSLFRKGSPELGTRPGIRARQRRESLAGYGFLTPWLIGFFGLTIIPMGWSLYLSFTKYNIFTPPKWIGLDNYVRLFTNDPSFMQAAQITLIYVLVGTPITLAAALAVAMLLNYRDRGSGFFRSSFYAPSLIGGSVSVAIVWRAMFANDGPVDQSLSFFGIDLGGWIGNPALVLPAMILLHVWQFGATMVIFLAGLKQIPKELYEAAEMDGAGPWHRFRAVTIPMLSPVIFFNLLLGLIGAFQVFASAYIISNGTGGPAGMTNFITLYLYKRGFSDGQMGYAAAIAWVLLIVVAIIAFILFRTQKSWVHYSGDNR